The Pseudarthrobacter sulfonivorans genome includes a window with the following:
- a CDS encoding M3 family metallopeptidase, producing MTNPLLSASALPYGLPPFARIKPSDYADAIDAGLTEHLVEIHAIVDNPAPADFENTALAMEKSGQLLQRAADSFFTLASADATDEIRDLETELSPRISAHQDEIYLNRALFDRFAAIDTSGLDPESVRLVEEYVKEFRQSGIQLEKPGQERLKEINAELSKLGTEFGQRVKEAMKSSALLLDTAAELAGLPADDVASAAEAARAVGHDGKFLLTLIQPSNQPALAALENRDVRRRLFEASIGRGSGGSLDVLELARSTARLRAEKAALLGFANYAELVVDRQTARDFDAVQSMLTRLAPAAVRNADAEAAALTEAAGHPLEAWDWAFYSAKVQREKYAVDEQALRPYFELERVLRDGVFFAATSLYGITFHERKDLAGYHPDVRAWEVRDQDGSGLGLFLGDYYTRESKRGGAWMNSLVDQSGLLGTRPVVINNLNISKPPAGEPTLLTLDELRTTFHEFGHALHGLLSNVTYPRFAGTAVPRDFVEYPSQVNEMWILWPEVLANYARHHATGEPLPQQVVDKLNDSRLWGEGFGTTEYLGAALLDLAWHVLDETEIPDDVLAFEAKSLAAAGVAHAMIPPRYRTGYFQHIFAGAGYAAGYYSYIWSEVLDVETVDWFTENGGLTRDNGERFRQELLSRGNSRDPLESFRALRGRDARLEPLLKRRGLE from the coding sequence ATGACGAATCCCCTCCTCAGCGCCAGCGCCCTGCCCTATGGGCTGCCGCCTTTTGCCCGGATCAAACCATCCGATTACGCCGATGCCATCGACGCTGGCCTGACGGAACATCTGGTGGAAATCCATGCGATCGTGGACAACCCGGCGCCGGCGGACTTCGAGAACACGGCCCTGGCCATGGAGAAGTCCGGCCAACTGCTCCAGCGGGCGGCCGACTCCTTCTTCACCCTTGCCTCAGCCGACGCAACAGACGAAATCCGTGACCTGGAAACCGAACTCTCACCCCGCATTTCGGCGCATCAGGACGAGATCTACCTCAATCGGGCACTGTTCGACCGGTTCGCGGCGATTGATACCTCCGGGCTTGACCCTGAGTCAGTCCGGCTCGTGGAGGAGTACGTGAAGGAGTTCCGCCAGTCCGGGATCCAGCTCGAAAAGCCGGGCCAGGAACGGCTGAAGGAAATCAACGCGGAGCTGTCCAAACTGGGCACGGAGTTTGGCCAGCGGGTCAAGGAGGCCATGAAATCGTCTGCCTTGCTGCTGGACACAGCAGCCGAGCTGGCCGGCTTGCCGGCAGACGATGTCGCCAGCGCCGCTGAGGCGGCCCGCGCCGTTGGCCACGACGGAAAATTCCTGCTGACGCTGATCCAGCCCAGCAACCAGCCCGCCCTGGCTGCCCTCGAAAACCGGGACGTCCGCCGTCGGCTGTTTGAAGCTTCCATCGGCCGGGGCAGCGGCGGCAGCCTGGACGTCCTGGAACTGGCCAGGTCGACGGCACGCCTGCGCGCTGAAAAGGCAGCCCTTCTGGGTTTCGCCAACTATGCCGAACTCGTGGTGGACCGCCAGACAGCCCGCGACTTTGACGCGGTCCAGTCCATGCTGACCAGGCTGGCCCCGGCGGCTGTGCGCAATGCCGACGCCGAGGCTGCGGCCCTGACCGAGGCGGCAGGGCATCCGCTGGAGGCCTGGGACTGGGCGTTTTACTCAGCCAAGGTGCAGCGGGAAAAGTACGCCGTGGACGAGCAGGCACTCCGCCCCTATTTCGAGCTGGAACGCGTACTCCGGGACGGCGTCTTCTTCGCCGCCACATCCCTCTACGGCATCACGTTCCACGAACGCAAGGACCTCGCAGGCTACCACCCGGACGTCCGCGCCTGGGAAGTCCGGGACCAGGACGGCAGCGGACTGGGATTGTTCCTGGGCGACTACTACACCCGCGAATCCAAGCGGGGCGGCGCCTGGATGAACTCGCTGGTGGACCAGTCGGGCCTGCTGGGCACCCGGCCCGTGGTGATCAACAACCTCAACATCTCCAAGCCGCCGGCAGGCGAGCCCACACTCCTGACGCTGGACGAGCTACGCACCACTTTCCACGAGTTCGGACACGCACTCCACGGCTTGTTGTCGAACGTGACGTATCCGCGGTTCGCCGGGACTGCTGTCCCCCGCGACTTTGTGGAATACCCGTCGCAGGTCAACGAGATGTGGATCCTGTGGCCGGAGGTGCTTGCCAATTATGCCCGGCACCACGCCACCGGCGAACCGCTTCCGCAGCAGGTGGTGGACAAGCTGAACGACTCACGGCTCTGGGGCGAAGGCTTCGGGACCACGGAATACCTCGGTGCTGCGCTGCTGGACCTGGCCTGGCATGTGCTGGACGAAACCGAAATTCCCGACGACGTCCTGGCGTTTGAGGCGAAGTCCCTCGCGGCCGCGGGCGTGGCTCATGCCATGATCCCGCCGCGTTACCGCACCGGCTATTTCCAGCACATCTTCGCGGGGGCTGGCTATGCGGCCGGCTATTACTCGTACATCTGGAGTGAGGTGCTGGATGTCGAAACCGTGGACTGGTTCACCGAAAACGGCGGCCTAACACGCGACAACGGCGAACGCTTCCGCCAGGAGCTGCTCTCCCGCGGCAACAGCAGGGACCCGCTGGAATCCTTCCGCGCGCTCCGCGGCCGCGACGCCCGGCTGGAGCCCCTGCTGAAACGCCGCGGCCTGGAGTAG
- a CDS encoding type 1 glutamine amidotransferase: MTAESTGIGPDGVEQNSKGTIRVLQLYPRDMNIYGDWGNALVLKQRISWHGYTPELLEYNVGDEFPADVDLIVGGGGQDSGQLVIKDDLQSQAGVLTKLAEDGAPMLVICGLYQLFGRFFKTRLGSVIPGIGVLDVETHGTDERLIGNVRVATEEFGEVLGYENHSGQTTLGAGVRPLGTTAKGTGNNSSDGHEGARYKNVVASYLHGSLLPKNPAIADFLIRTAAERKYGTFTAGAPDDRYAVLAREHATRRPR, from the coding sequence ATGACCGCTGAATCAACCGGCATCGGGCCGGACGGCGTCGAACAGAATTCCAAGGGAACCATCCGGGTCCTGCAGCTCTACCCGCGGGACATGAACATCTACGGCGACTGGGGCAACGCCCTGGTGCTCAAGCAGCGGATCAGCTGGCACGGCTACACCCCGGAGCTGCTGGAGTACAACGTCGGCGACGAATTTCCCGCCGACGTTGACCTGATTGTCGGGGGCGGCGGCCAGGACAGCGGACAGCTGGTCATCAAGGACGACCTCCAGTCGCAGGCCGGCGTCCTCACGAAGCTGGCCGAGGACGGCGCACCCATGCTGGTGATCTGCGGGCTGTACCAGCTGTTCGGGCGCTTCTTCAAGACCCGTTTAGGCTCGGTCATACCGGGCATCGGTGTCCTGGACGTGGAGACACACGGCACGGACGAGCGCCTGATCGGCAACGTCAGGGTGGCCACCGAAGAGTTCGGCGAGGTGCTGGGATACGAGAACCACAGCGGGCAGACCACGCTGGGTGCGGGCGTCCGGCCGTTGGGGACCACCGCGAAAGGTACCGGCAACAACAGCAGCGACGGTCACGAGGGCGCACGCTACAAGAATGTGGTGGCCAGCTACCTGCACGGTTCGCTGCTGCCCAAGAACCCTGCCATCGCCGACTTCCTCATCAGGACCGCCGCCGAGCGTAAATACGGCACCTTCACGGCCGGCGCCCCGGACGACCGCTACGCGGTGCTGGCCCGGGAGCACGCAACGCGCCGACCGCGCTGA
- the ruvA gene encoding Holliday junction branch migration protein RuvA, translating to MISFLRGTVAHVGLSAAVIDLNGAGMSVNATPQTLSRLRTGEEGKLFTSLIVREDSLTLFGFATDDEREVFDVLLSVSGVGPRLALAVLAVHEPETIRVAAHTSDSKTFTTVPGIGPKVAGRIVLELAGKLVPHGTAGATGVSTPAEAAWKPQVVAAMTSLGWSEKDAGASIEKALADDPEVEFRGNVAEILRTTLRWLGQDGARAGNRVGSRG from the coding sequence TTGATCAGTTTCCTTCGCGGAACCGTAGCGCACGTTGGCCTTTCCGCTGCCGTGATCGACCTCAACGGGGCGGGCATGAGCGTCAACGCCACGCCGCAGACCCTCAGCCGCCTCCGCACCGGCGAGGAAGGCAAGCTCTTCACGTCGCTGATCGTGCGCGAGGATTCCCTCACCCTGTTCGGTTTTGCCACCGACGACGAACGCGAGGTCTTCGATGTCCTGCTCAGCGTCAGCGGCGTAGGTCCGCGGCTCGCGCTGGCGGTGCTCGCCGTGCACGAGCCTGAAACGATCAGGGTTGCCGCGCACACGAGTGACAGCAAGACGTTCACCACGGTGCCCGGCATCGGCCCCAAAGTGGCCGGCCGGATTGTGCTGGAACTGGCCGGCAAGCTGGTGCCCCACGGAACGGCAGGTGCCACCGGCGTGTCCACTCCGGCCGAAGCGGCCTGGAAGCCCCAGGTGGTGGCGGCCATGACCAGCCTCGGGTGGTCGGAAAAGGATGCCGGTGCCAGCATCGAGAAGGCCCTTGCAGACGATCCCGAGGTGGAATTCCGTGGCAATGTGGCCGAGATCCTGCGGACCACGCTGCGCTGGCTGGGCCAGGACGGCGCGCGGGCCGGTAACCGCGTAGGCAGCCGTGGCTGA
- the pdxT gene encoding pyridoxal 5'-phosphate synthase glutaminase subunit PdxT — protein sequence MTNPLSAASARVGSGLRIGVLALQGDFREHLRAVEAAGAAGVGIRRPSELDGLDGLIIPGGESTAIDKLARAFELAGPLKDRIRDGLPVYGSCAGMILLADEIADPATDLAGHPQQTFGGLDITVRRNAFGRQRESFETDLDFKGLDFSATESGVAPVHAVFIRGPWVERVGDGVEILAQVEPADPEHASHAATLPGTARIVAVRSGHLLATSFHPEVTGEKRVHELFIRMIRGDA from the coding sequence ATGACAAACCCCCTTTCGGCTGCTTCTGCACGCGTGGGCTCGGGCCTCCGGATCGGCGTCCTGGCACTTCAGGGCGACTTCCGCGAACACCTCCGGGCCGTGGAAGCCGCGGGTGCCGCCGGCGTCGGAATCCGCCGCCCCTCCGAACTGGACGGCCTGGACGGCCTCATCATTCCCGGCGGAGAATCCACGGCCATCGACAAGCTGGCCCGCGCCTTTGAGCTGGCCGGACCGTTGAAGGACCGGATCCGCGACGGACTGCCGGTCTACGGTTCCTGTGCCGGCATGATCCTCCTCGCCGACGAGATCGCCGATCCCGCCACAGACCTGGCCGGCCACCCGCAGCAGACCTTCGGTGGCCTGGACATCACAGTGCGGCGCAACGCCTTCGGCCGGCAGCGCGAGTCGTTCGAAACGGACCTGGATTTCAAGGGCCTGGACTTCAGCGCCACGGAATCCGGTGTCGCTCCAGTACACGCCGTGTTCATCCGCGGCCCCTGGGTGGAACGCGTCGGCGACGGCGTGGAGATACTGGCCCAGGTGGAGCCCGCAGACCCTGAGCACGCGTCCCACGCGGCGACTCTGCCGGGGACAGCTAGAATTGTTGCAGTGCGTTCCGGCCACCTGCTGGCCACCTCCTTCCACCCGGAAGTGACTGGGGAGAAACGCGTACATGAACTTTTTATCCGCATGATCAGAGGAGACGCGTAA
- a CDS encoding Mur ligase family protein has protein sequence MLYISVPLGKLVRRVSRLRGGGSALPGLVVEKIDPGFMQRTLSTLPHGVAVVSGTNGKTTTTKMVVELLESQGLKVFTNRTGSNFTRGVAAALLGEVDWRGRLRADVAVLELDEAHATHFVNRVPPRYSLLLNVLRDQLDRFGEIDKTAQLLQHIADKTTGTVVLNREDPRVARIAETLTGQDVQYFGLDDSLLSTFPNDDDMRAAPGSPAPAALPHKPAADVVLRKVGPDTADFEYDGATVTTAMKLRGVYNIFNAAAALTLARSICGGGAATADHATLLTALSQVEPAFGRGESLTVDGQPLDLVLVKNPSGFRLGLKSFPAGGYATMIAINDNYADGRDMSWLWDVEFDSLRDGGVDQLTGSRAYDMALRLQYDDVRIGGVQPEIAPALAAFIRDAKGKPKRIFCTYTAMLAIRRELSKITTVEVVS, from the coding sequence ATGCTTTACATCAGTGTTCCGCTCGGCAAGCTGGTCCGCCGGGTGTCCCGGCTCAGGGGCGGAGGGTCCGCGCTGCCCGGGCTGGTGGTCGAAAAAATCGATCCCGGCTTTATGCAGCGGACACTCTCCACGCTCCCTCACGGCGTCGCCGTGGTGAGCGGAACCAACGGCAAAACCACCACCACCAAGATGGTGGTGGAACTCCTGGAAAGCCAGGGCCTGAAGGTCTTCACCAACCGCACCGGCAGCAATTTCACCCGCGGCGTGGCGGCCGCCCTGCTGGGCGAAGTGGACTGGCGCGGCAGGCTCAGGGCCGACGTCGCCGTGCTGGAGCTCGACGAAGCCCACGCCACGCATTTTGTGAACCGTGTTCCGCCGCGGTACAGCCTCCTGCTCAACGTCCTGCGTGACCAATTGGACCGGTTCGGCGAGATCGACAAGACGGCCCAGCTGCTGCAGCACATCGCCGACAAAACCACCGGAACAGTAGTCCTCAACCGGGAGGATCCGCGGGTGGCCCGCATCGCGGAAACCCTCACCGGCCAGGACGTCCAGTACTTCGGCCTGGACGATTCGCTCCTGAGCACCTTCCCCAACGACGACGACATGCGGGCAGCGCCCGGCAGCCCCGCCCCCGCAGCGCTCCCCCACAAGCCAGCGGCCGACGTCGTACTCCGCAAAGTGGGGCCGGACACCGCCGATTTTGAGTACGACGGTGCCACGGTCACCACCGCGATGAAGCTCCGCGGCGTCTACAACATCTTTAACGCGGCTGCGGCGCTGACCCTGGCCCGCAGCATCTGTGGTGGCGGTGCCGCCACAGCCGACCACGCCACCCTGCTCACCGCGCTGTCCCAGGTGGAGCCGGCGTTCGGCCGCGGCGAAAGCCTTACGGTGGACGGCCAGCCCCTGGACCTCGTCCTGGTGAAGAACCCCAGCGGTTTCCGGCTGGGACTGAAGTCCTTCCCCGCGGGCGGTTACGCCACCATGATCGCCATCAACGATAACTACGCCGACGGCCGTGACATGTCCTGGCTCTGGGACGTGGAATTCGATTCGCTCCGCGACGGCGGTGTGGACCAGCTGACAGGTTCCCGCGCCTACGACATGGCGCTGCGGCTGCAGTATGACGACGTCCGGATCGGCGGGGTCCAGCCGGAGATCGCGCCCGCACTCGCCGCGTTTATCCGGGACGCCAAGGGCAAACCGAAGCGGATCTTCTGCACCTACACAGCCATGCTGGCCATCCGCCGCGAGCTGTCCAAAATCACCACAGTGGAGGTGGTCTCATGA
- a CDS encoding HIT family protein: protein MQENTGAGYPGDAGVTDDFELAGVPDAFQRLWTPHRMAYIKGGQHQFKNENDCPFCVGPGRTDEEALIVYRGKTCYVVLNLFPYNPGHLLVCPYRHVPDYTDLTVEETAEFAEITQTAMRVLRKVANPGGFNLGMNQGVVGGAGIAAHLHQHIVPRWGGDGNFFPIIAQTKAITQTLDEVRQQVAEAWPGETDAE, encoded by the coding sequence GTGCAGGAGAACACAGGCGCAGGCTATCCAGGGGATGCCGGTGTGACAGATGACTTTGAGCTCGCGGGCGTGCCGGATGCATTCCAGCGCCTGTGGACTCCGCACCGGATGGCCTACATCAAGGGCGGCCAGCACCAGTTCAAGAACGAGAACGACTGTCCCTTCTGCGTAGGTCCGGGCCGGACTGACGAGGAAGCCCTGATCGTCTACCGGGGGAAGACCTGTTACGTGGTCCTCAACCTGTTTCCCTACAATCCGGGGCACCTCCTGGTCTGCCCGTACCGGCATGTCCCGGACTACACGGACCTCACGGTGGAGGAGACCGCGGAATTTGCGGAGATCACCCAGACGGCCATGCGGGTCCTGCGCAAGGTGGCGAACCCGGGCGGGTTCAACCTCGGCATGAACCAGGGCGTAGTGGGCGGGGCAGGAATCGCCGCGCACCTGCACCAGCACATCGTGCCGCGCTGGGGCGGGGACGGCAACTTCTTCCCCATCATTGCCCAGACCAAGGCCATCACGCAGACCCTGGATGAAGTCCGCCAGCAGGTTGCAGAGGCCTGGCCCGGGGAGACGGATGCTGAATAG
- a CDS encoding YebC/PmpR family DNA-binding transcriptional regulator, whose translation MSGHSKWATTKHKKAILDSRRAKSFAKLIKNIEVAARMGGPDLAGNPGLELAVTKAKKTSVPADNIDRAIKRGAGLTGEVVDYTEIMYECRGPQGSALLIECLTDNKNRAASEVRLAISRNGGTIADPGSVSYLFSRKGVVSLPKNGLSEDDVLMAVLDAGAEEVKDNGESFEIHSEPTDLQAIRDALKEAGIEYETDEAEFVPSMQVPLDLDAAKKFMKLVDALEELDDVQNVYSNADLSDEVQAALEAE comes from the coding sequence ATGTCAGGACACTCCAAATGGGCGACTACCAAGCACAAGAAGGCCATCCTCGATAGTCGCCGTGCAAAATCGTTCGCCAAACTGATCAAGAACATCGAAGTCGCCGCGCGTATGGGCGGACCGGACCTCGCCGGCAACCCGGGCCTGGAACTCGCCGTCACCAAGGCCAAGAAGACCTCCGTTCCAGCCGACAACATCGACCGTGCCATCAAGCGTGGTGCCGGCCTCACCGGCGAAGTGGTTGACTACACCGAGATTATGTACGAATGCCGCGGCCCGCAGGGTTCGGCGCTGCTGATCGAGTGCCTCACGGACAACAAGAACCGCGCCGCCTCCGAGGTCCGCCTGGCGATCTCCCGCAACGGCGGCACCATCGCCGATCCCGGTTCGGTCAGCTACCTGTTCAGCCGCAAGGGCGTTGTCTCGCTGCCGAAGAACGGCCTGAGCGAGGACGACGTCCTGATGGCCGTCCTCGACGCCGGAGCCGAGGAAGTCAAGGACAACGGGGAAAGCTTCGAGATCCACTCCGAGCCCACCGACCTCCAGGCCATCCGCGATGCCCTCAAGGAAGCCGGAATCGAGTACGAGACCGACGAGGCCGAGTTTGTGCCGTCCATGCAGGTGCCGCTGGACCTCGATGCCGCCAAGAAGTTCATGAAGCTCGTGGACGCCCTGGAAGAGCTCGACGACGTCCAGAACGTGTACAGCAACGCCGACCTCAGCGACGAAGTCCAGGCCGCCCTGGAAGCTGAGTGA
- the ruvC gene encoding crossover junction endodeoxyribonuclease RuvC codes for MTLRVLGVDPGLTRCGIGVVDVERNRRATMVAVGVVGTSPEETLDQRLLVIALAIDEWLDRYEPQVLAVERVFSQLNVSTVMGVAQASGVVIAAAARRGIPVALHTPSEVKAAVTGSGTSNKEAVTKLVTKILRLDAPPRPADAADALALAITHAWRAGSGAAVATTGPGSLSLTPAQRAWADAEAKARRAR; via the coding sequence GTGACCCTGCGCGTATTAGGTGTTGACCCGGGCCTCACCCGGTGTGGCATCGGCGTGGTCGACGTCGAGCGGAACAGGCGCGCCACAATGGTGGCAGTCGGAGTGGTGGGTACCTCTCCCGAGGAGACCCTGGACCAGCGCCTGCTGGTTATTGCCTTGGCCATCGACGAGTGGCTGGACCGCTACGAACCCCAGGTGCTCGCCGTCGAACGCGTTTTTTCCCAGCTCAACGTCAGTACGGTAATGGGCGTGGCGCAGGCCTCCGGCGTCGTGATTGCCGCCGCCGCCCGGCGCGGGATCCCGGTGGCTCTGCATACGCCGTCGGAAGTGAAAGCAGCGGTGACCGGCAGCGGTACCTCCAACAAGGAAGCCGTGACCAAACTCGTCACAAAAATCCTCAGGCTGGACGCGCCGCCGCGGCCGGCGGACGCCGCAGATGCCCTGGCCCTTGCCATCACCCACGCCTGGCGCGCGGGCAGCGGAGCCGCGGTGGCCACCACCGGCCCCGGCAGCCTGTCGCTGACGCCGGCCCAGCGCGCGTGGGCCGATGCCGAGGCGAAAGCGCGCCGCGCACGCTGA
- a CDS encoding CapA family protein, with product MGKRLGAASVRAVAVRSAAAVSAGVLAAALLAGCGLVAEQTVPSSGAASTGGGTRQPSPTASPTPTPTPTPGAGPACPTLRCTSVVVTGDMLVHTQLWQQARDDAAAAGKPGLDFTPLLEGQRKYIHASDLAICHQETPVAGPDGPFSAYPSFNVPPQIITAAKAVGYRACTTASNHTIDRSTDGVLRTVDALDAAGLKHTGSYRTETESQGILILQTNAAKIAIIAGTYGLNGQYPEYGWQVDMLDAPAMIAKAVKARALGADIVLGAMHAGDEYASEANAQQQEVAHALVDSGQFTMIYGHHTHSVLPIENYKGTWIVYGLGNGVTELSPWYVVNNEGLLVRAQFSQDAAGKWTASDLAWAPSVIVRDPYRWCSVATDAPQGVCATPEADAATRLRTATVVDSMGAAAAGAHELLITKDP from the coding sequence ATGGGGAAAAGGTTGGGCGCTGCTTCGGTGCGCGCTGTTGCTGTTCGTTCCGCTGCTGCGGTGTCCGCCGGCGTCCTGGCCGCTGCCCTGCTGGCAGGATGCGGCCTGGTCGCCGAACAGACTGTTCCGTCCTCCGGTGCTGCCAGTACCGGCGGCGGGACAAGGCAGCCAAGCCCGACGGCGTCCCCCACCCCGACGCCCACTCCCACCCCCGGCGCGGGGCCGGCCTGCCCCACGCTGCGGTGCACGTCCGTCGTCGTGACCGGCGACATGCTGGTCCACACCCAACTCTGGCAACAGGCCCGCGACGATGCCGCCGCAGCAGGCAAACCAGGGCTGGACTTCACCCCGCTCCTCGAAGGCCAACGAAAGTACATCCACGCCAGCGACCTCGCTATCTGCCACCAGGAAACGCCTGTGGCCGGGCCCGATGGCCCGTTCTCCGCGTACCCGTCATTCAACGTCCCGCCGCAGATCATCACAGCCGCTAAGGCGGTGGGGTACCGGGCCTGCACCACCGCGAGCAACCACACGATCGACCGAAGCACGGACGGAGTACTGCGTACCGTGGACGCCCTGGATGCGGCGGGGCTGAAGCACACCGGTTCCTACCGCACCGAGACCGAGTCGCAGGGAATCCTGATCCTGCAGACCAATGCCGCCAAGATCGCCATCATCGCGGGCACCTACGGGCTCAACGGCCAGTACCCTGAATACGGCTGGCAGGTGGACATGCTGGATGCGCCCGCCATGATCGCCAAGGCCGTGAAGGCACGGGCGCTCGGTGCGGACATTGTGCTCGGTGCCATGCACGCCGGCGACGAGTATGCCAGTGAAGCCAACGCCCAGCAGCAGGAGGTGGCCCACGCCCTGGTGGACAGCGGCCAGTTCACCATGATCTACGGCCACCACACCCACTCGGTGCTGCCCATCGAAAACTACAAGGGAACCTGGATCGTCTATGGGCTAGGCAACGGGGTAACCGAACTGTCGCCCTGGTATGTGGTGAACAACGAGGGCCTGCTGGTGCGGGCACAGTTCAGCCAGGACGCAGCCGGGAAGTGGACGGCGTCGGACCTGGCCTGGGCCCCCTCGGTGATTGTCCGCGATCCGTACCGCTGGTGCTCGGTGGCAACCGATGCACCGCAGGGCGTCTGTGCAACTCCCGAGGCCGACGCCGCGACGAGGTTGAGGACCGCCACGGTGGTGGACTCGATGGGCGCGGCTGCTGCCGGCGCGCATGAACTGCTGATCACCAAGGATCCCTGA
- the pgsA gene encoding phosphatidylinositol phosphate synthase, whose product MLNRHARGFFTALFTPLARWLLKIGVSPDAVTVIGTAGVVVGALVFYPLGQLWWGTLFITAFIFSDVLDGIMARLRDTGGRWGNFLDSTLDRIADGALFAGVAIWFFTGGDDYAIAVAAMLCLVLGMVVSYARSKAESLGFTANVGIAERAERLVSVLVVTGFTGLGLPPVVLLVTLGLLALASLITIIQRVATVHRQAFAESAASD is encoded by the coding sequence ATGCTGAATAGGCATGCGCGCGGGTTTTTCACCGCGCTTTTCACTCCGCTTGCGCGCTGGCTCCTGAAAATCGGTGTTTCCCCTGATGCTGTGACGGTCATCGGAACCGCCGGCGTGGTGGTGGGTGCGTTGGTCTTCTACCCCCTCGGCCAGCTCTGGTGGGGGACCCTGTTCATTACCGCGTTCATTTTCTCGGACGTGCTTGACGGCATTATGGCCCGGCTGCGGGACACCGGCGGCCGCTGGGGAAACTTCCTGGACTCCACCCTGGACAGGATCGCCGACGGCGCGCTGTTCGCGGGTGTGGCCATCTGGTTTTTCACCGGGGGCGACGATTACGCCATCGCCGTCGCCGCCATGCTGTGCCTCGTTTTGGGCATGGTGGTCTCGTATGCGCGGTCCAAGGCCGAATCCCTTGGCTTCACGGCGAATGTAGGCATCGCCGAGCGCGCCGAGAGACTGGTTTCGGTGCTGGTGGTCACCGGATTTACCGGCCTGGGATTGCCCCCGGTGGTTCTTCTGGTGACGCTTGGACTCCTGGCCCTGGCCAGCCTCATCACGATCATCCAGCGCGTAGCCACCGTCCATCGCCAGGCCTTTGCGGAGTCCGCCGCTTCGGATTAA
- the pdxS gene encoding pyridoxal 5'-phosphate synthase lyase subunit PdxS has product MSTPDVSSEAGSSANSVTGSNRVKRGMAEMLKGGVIMDVVNVEQARIAEDAGAVAVMALERVPADIRAQGGVSRMSDPDMIDKIIAAVSVPVMAKARIGHFVEAQVLQSLGVDYIDESEVLTPADYVHHIDKWNFKVPFVCGATNLGEALRRINEGAAMIRSKGEAGTGDVSNATGHMRQIRAEIAKLAALPKDELYVAAKELQAPYELVKEVAAAGKLPVVLFTAGGIATPADAAMMMQLGADGVFVGSGIFKSGNPAQRAAAVVKATTFFDDPDVIAKASRGLGEAMVGINVDEIPQPHRLSERGW; this is encoded by the coding sequence GTGTCTACACCTGATGTAAGCAGCGAAGCCGGTTCGTCCGCGAACAGCGTCACGGGCAGCAACCGCGTCAAGCGCGGCATGGCTGAGATGCTCAAGGGCGGCGTCATCATGGACGTCGTCAACGTTGAACAGGCCCGCATCGCCGAAGACGCCGGTGCCGTTGCAGTGATGGCGCTGGAACGCGTTCCGGCCGATATCCGTGCCCAGGGCGGCGTGTCCCGCATGTCGGACCCGGACATGATCGACAAGATCATCGCAGCCGTGTCCGTCCCGGTCATGGCCAAGGCCCGGATCGGCCACTTCGTGGAGGCCCAGGTCCTGCAGTCGTTGGGCGTGGACTACATTGACGAGTCCGAGGTCCTGACCCCGGCCGACTACGTCCACCACATCGACAAGTGGAACTTCAAGGTTCCCTTCGTCTGTGGCGCCACGAACCTTGGTGAGGCGCTGCGCCGCATCAACGAAGGCGCGGCCATGATCCGTTCCAAGGGTGAGGCCGGCACCGGCGACGTCTCCAACGCCACCGGCCACATGCGCCAGATCCGCGCCGAGATCGCCAAGCTTGCCGCCCTGCCCAAGGACGAGCTCTACGTCGCGGCCAAGGAACTGCAGGCCCCGTACGAACTGGTCAAGGAAGTTGCCGCCGCCGGCAAGCTCCCCGTGGTGCTGTTCACCGCGGGCGGCATCGCCACCCCGGCCGACGCTGCGATGATGATGCAGCTCGGCGCCGACGGCGTGTTCGTCGGTTCCGGCATCTTCAAGTCCGGCAACCCGGCCCAGCGCGCCGCTGCCGTGGTCAAGGCCACCACGTTCTTCGATGACCCCGACGTCATCGCCAAGGCCTCCCGCGGCCTCGGCGAAGCCATGGTCGGCATCAACGTGGACGAGATCCCGCAGCCGCACCGCCTCTCCGAGCGCGGCTGGTAA